The nucleotide sequence TCAAGGGGCAATAAACCTGTGGAATCAGAACAACTGGACAGTTTTACTGATGGATTGTGATAGAGGTTGCATATATCAGATAAATTTCGTTCATATTTCAAAAGTGCCCTAGTGAATAGGGTCTAGTCATATGCTGTACAAATGACGAATAAGATCACAGTTTTCTGTAACTCGACTGATTTTAAAACTCATATTTGATACTTTAGAGTGTATTAAATATGGGATGAAATGAAGCAATGATTAAGCTAGAGCGAGAATCACTATTATTAGAAGTGGCGAGAGAGTTGATTCTTGAGTCTGGTATGGTTTCTTTTACATTTACTGACATTGCCAAACGAGCAGAAGTCTCTAGAGCGACGCTGTATAAATATTTTTCAGGTAAAGAAGATGTGCTTGTGTCTCTGTTTGTTCGTGATGCGAATAATACGCGGCAGATGTTGTTGGATATTCAAGACTATGAGCCATTAAACGATCGTGAAAAGTTAATCACGGCACTATTGGCTCCTGTATCGATCTCATCGGATAGCAAGAATCGTTTAGGTATCACTTTTCTGAGTGCAAACCCTGGTATCTACCTTTTTGCAGGAAAAAGTCAGCAAGAGGAGTTGGAAAGGCTCATCGAGCAGCTAAAAAATATTCACACTCAGTTTTGGATGACACCCATGAAAAAAGGCACCTTGATTACGACTCAAGAGCAGCTTGTTAAGGTGATGGCAGCCGTTTACCCCTATCAGAGAGGTTGTGTACTCATTCCCCAAAGTATTATGACCTTAGGTAACCACATCAACCGTTCGCTGTTCGATGTGTATGAAAACCTGATGCTCTATACCGATAAGCTCGAGTGGCATGAAGATCATAAAACAGTCGAGTATGACAAGGTACTAAAGGCGATTGGAAAGTTTGAGCGTGACTGTATGATCGCCTGCTAGCTCAGCATATTTAAGTAACTTTGTGTTTTTGGGCACTTATCCAGCATAGGCTGTAATAGCGGATACTTTTCAGAGGCTGTTTTAATGATAAATAGAGCTATAACTTGTGTTGAGTTTCTCTCGGTGGGGAGTTGCTCCGCGCAATAGGCTAATGCGATTAAGCATTGCGTCAAATCATCACAATCCTCACAATCCTCAGATTTTTCGAGTGCACAAGTGGCGATATAGTTGCTCACTTTAGTCAGAGTGACATGTTTAAATACTTGGGTGATATTAAGCTCTTGACTGATGAAAAATTCAAGTTTTTTTGAGAGTTTTACTATTCTATATTGGCGTTGAATGAGATTCATCTGATCTACCTTTCTAGTACTTTACTATTATCTATTATCTCAATTAGACATTTGTATATGAAGTTGTTTGTCGTAAAGATTTGAACCTGATAGCAAATTTCATTCTGATTTGACGATGAGACAATCATAAAAAAGCCCATACCTGATAGGCATGGGCGACTGATTGGAATGACTATGTTATTAGGAAGGGGTAAGCAGTTGTAACTTATCGCTCCATACTTCCCCCGCCGTGCCATCCATTTGTGACCATTCTGGCTCTTCGGTGAAACCTTTAACCGAGAAGTGATCGCCATCTTGTTTGATAAGGCTGATGACAACGCTAAGATCATTGCTGCCGTTAGCGTTGGCAACTTCGATAATGAGCTCGCCGACTGAGTTCACCTCCCAGATCAGCTCTTCGACTGTTGTCTCACCATTGTCAGTTTCTGTTAAGGTGCCGCTACCATCTATAT is from Shewanella sp. MTB7 and encodes:
- a CDS encoding TetR/AcrR family transcriptional regulator, producing MIKLERESLLLEVARELILESGMVSFTFTDIAKRAEVSRATLYKYFSGKEDVLVSLFVRDANNTRQMLLDIQDYEPLNDREKLITALLAPVSISSDSKNRLGITFLSANPGIYLFAGKSQQEELERLIEQLKNIHTQFWMTPMKKGTLITTQEQLVKVMAAVYPYQRGCVLIPQSIMTLGNHINRSLFDVYENLMLYTDKLEWHEDHKTVEYDKVLKAIGKFERDCMIAC